One window of the Deltaproteobacteria bacterium genome contains the following:
- a CDS encoding fused MFS/spermidine synthase, with the protein MTRAVALLLTVLTGFSGLAYQVAWQKYLATLLGSHSEATAAVLAIFLGGLAAGYSVFGATTARVVARARARGEAPRLLFLYGLVESGIGAWVMLFPTLFGLAQAVSFRFPAHGSQIAGFAFDVFLTILLLGPPTVLMGGTIPVLTQALAEDLEDATRVHAWIYAFNTLGAFAGALAGGFVLVPRLGLDGVLYTMGLVNLFAGTTFVLLQRGAGRAAAAQETPSGVDEAGRAGSSFALYAVVALLAGFAMMALQTVLNRVGGMAFGASHFTFAMVVAVFVLCIALGSFAVSALSRIPPLLIVASQWTLVGILALLYLRMDAAPYYAHVLRSVFRDDDFAFPFYYGAAFLAILALLGLPIGLSGALLPLLFHQLRRELGDLGAVAGRLYSWNTVGSLLGALLGGYALLIWLDLHQVYAIGLGALAVGAGLLTWRLLAVPAWLPAALTAAALAGIAWLPPWNPDWIASGSFRVRKPTPMTLAGPGPFVAAFNGSFRTVFHTDDPASTVTVRESYLPNGQASRSIITNGKPDGNLQGDYPTMALAALLPALLSESPERSFVIGFGTGVSAGELAALDESREVIVAEISQGVVDAAPLFDFGNHGASRHPKVRIVRSDAYRALQRSEGRFGVIVSEPSNPWVVGVEMLFSREFLEVARERLAPGGVYAQWIHTYELDRETVELVMRTYAEVFDHVSVWFTMGADLVLLGFDAPELALDVDRLARRVERADFAAGLARAGIGSLDALLAHEVLPLGTVHAAGLEGPIHTLRHPILSHHAARAFFRGQQAELPRLATRAAAEVGREHSLLRRRLGAAADRPPEPVLETVGVETCRLGLVVECATILGRWQRDYPDSPGRLELLEQARSLSPELAAALEPERLANLASLVRPGQPFQSASGDFATAANEAVALFSSQYHHALPFDRRVLAEEWRRCEARRRPLDPCLAGRAATERALGPLEAPVRAARGG; encoded by the coding sequence ATGACGCGCGCGGTCGCGCTGCTGCTCACGGTCCTCACGGGCTTCAGCGGCCTCGCCTACCAGGTCGCCTGGCAGAAGTACCTCGCCACCCTGCTCGGCTCGCACAGCGAGGCCACGGCGGCCGTGCTCGCGATCTTCCTCGGCGGGCTCGCGGCCGGCTACTCGGTGTTCGGCGCCACCACCGCGCGCGTCGTCGCGCGCGCGCGGGCGCGGGGCGAGGCGCCCCGCCTGCTGTTCCTCTACGGCCTGGTCGAGTCGGGGATCGGCGCCTGGGTGATGCTGTTCCCGACGCTCTTCGGGCTGGCCCAGGCGGTGTCGTTCCGCTTCCCGGCGCACGGATCGCAGATCGCCGGCTTCGCCTTCGACGTCTTCCTCACCATCCTGCTGCTCGGCCCTCCCACCGTGCTGATGGGGGGCACGATCCCGGTCCTCACCCAGGCGCTGGCCGAGGACCTCGAGGACGCCACCCGCGTCCACGCCTGGATCTACGCCTTCAACACCCTCGGTGCCTTCGCCGGCGCGCTGGCCGGCGGCTTCGTGCTGGTGCCCCGGCTCGGGCTCGACGGGGTGCTCTACACGATGGGTCTCGTGAACCTCTTCGCCGGGACCACCTTCGTCCTGCTCCAGCGCGGCGCCGGCCGGGCGGCCGCGGCGCAGGAGACACCGTCTGGTGTCGATGAGGCCGGGCGGGCGGGCTCCTCGTTCGCGCTCTATGCGGTGGTCGCGCTGCTGGCCGGCTTCGCGATGATGGCGCTGCAGACCGTGCTGAACCGCGTCGGCGGGATGGCGTTCGGCGCCTCCCACTTCACCTTCGCGATGGTGGTGGCGGTGTTCGTCCTGTGCATCGCCCTCGGCAGCTTCGCGGTGTCGGCCCTCTCGCGCATCCCGCCGCTCCTGATCGTGGCCTCGCAGTGGACGCTGGTGGGGATCCTCGCGCTGCTCTACCTGCGCATGGACGCGGCGCCCTACTACGCGCACGTGCTGCGCTCGGTGTTCCGCGACGACGACTTCGCCTTCCCCTTCTACTACGGCGCCGCCTTCCTCGCGATCCTCGCCCTGCTCGGGCTCCCGATCGGCCTCTCGGGGGCCCTGCTCCCGCTCCTCTTCCACCAGCTCCGGCGCGAGCTCGGCGACCTCGGCGCCGTGGCCGGGCGGCTCTACAGCTGGAACACCGTGGGCTCGCTCCTCGGCGCGCTGCTCGGCGGCTACGCGCTCCTGATCTGGCTCGACCTGCACCAGGTGTACGCGATCGGCCTCGGCGCCCTGGCGGTGGGCGCGGGCCTGCTGACCTGGCGCCTGCTGGCCGTGCCGGCCTGGCTGCCGGCGGCGCTCACGGCCGCTGCGCTGGCGGGGATCGCCTGGCTCCCGCCCTGGAACCCCGATTGGATCGCCTCCGGCAGCTTCCGCGTGCGCAAGCCGACGCCGATGACGCTGGCCGGCCCGGGCCCGTTCGTCGCTGCCTTCAACGGGTCCTTCCGGACCGTCTTCCACACCGACGATCCCGCCAGCACCGTGACGGTCCGCGAGAGCTACCTGCCGAACGGGCAGGCCTCGCGCTCGATCATCACCAACGGCAAGCCGGACGGGAACCTCCAGGGCGACTACCCGACCATGGCGCTCGCCGCGCTCCTGCCGGCCCTGCTGTCCGAGTCCCCGGAGCGCTCCTTCGTGATCGGCTTCGGCACGGGGGTCAGCGCCGGCGAGCTCGCGGCCCTCGACGAGAGCCGCGAGGTGATCGTCGCGGAGATCTCGCAAGGGGTCGTCGACGCGGCGCCCCTGTTCGACTTCGGCAACCACGGCGCCTCCCGGCACCCGAAGGTCCGCATCGTCCGCTCCGACGCCTACCGGGCGCTGCAGCGCAGCGAGGGCCGGTTCGGCGTGATCGTCTCCGAGCCGAGCAATCCCTGGGTCGTCGGCGTGGAGATGCTCTTCAGCCGCGAGTTCCTCGAGGTCGCTCGCGAGCGGCTGGCTCCCGGCGGGGTCTACGCCCAGTGGATCCACACCTACGAGCTCGACCGCGAGACCGTCGAGCTCGTCATGCGCACCTACGCCGAGGTCTTCGACCACGTGAGCGTGTGGTTCACGATGGGCGCCGACCTGGTGCTGCTCGGCTTCGATGCGCCGGAGCTCGCCCTCGACGTCGACCGCCTCGCACGGCGCGTCGAGCGCGCGGACTTCGCGGCGGGTCTGGCGCGGGCGGGGATCGGCAGCCTCGACGCGCTGCTCGCCCACGAGGTGCTGCCCCTCGGCACGGTGCACGCGGCCGGTCTCGAAGGGCCCATCCACACGCTGCGCCACCCGATCCTCAGCCATCACGCCGCGCGCGCCTTCTTCCGCGGGCAGCAGGCCGAGCTGCCGCGCCTCGCCACCCGCGCCGCTGCCGAGGTCGGCCGCGAGCACTCGCTCCTCCGGCGCCGGCTCGGCGCGGCGGCGGACCGCCCCCCGGAGCCGGTGCTCGAGACCGTCGGCGTCGAGACCTGCCGGCTCGGCCTCGTGGTCGAGTGCGCCACGATCCTGGGCCGCTGGCAGCGCGACTACCCGGACTCGCCGGGCCGCCTCGAGCTGCTCGAGCAGGCGCGCTCGCTCTCCCCCGAGCTGGCCGCCGCGCTCGAGCCCGAGCGGCTCGCGAACCTCGCGAGCCTGGTGCGACCGGGGCAGCCGTTCCAGAGCGCGAGCGGGGACTTCGCGACGGCCGCCAACGAGGCGGTGGCCCTGTTCTCGAGCCAGTACCACCACGCCCTTCCCTTCGACCGCCGCGTGCTCGCCGAGGAGTGGCGACGCTGCGAGGCGCGGCGCCGCCCGCTGGATCCCTGCCTCGCCGGCCGGGCCGCGACCGAGCGGGCGCTCGGGCCGCTGGAGGCCCCGGTTCGGGCGGCGCGGGGCGGCTGA
- a CDS encoding PEP-CTERM sorting domain-containing protein: protein FGGLTLLGVPLSVGSGKTSTAGAYGINITAISGTWTTGSVAISVPGEPVVTITGSNGLVGGAGTVTLVAPVTVLSNLSGGTNFAAFATLVLTYVPEPGTLLLLGSGVAGLAILGRRRLS from the coding sequence TTCGGTGGCCTCACGCTCCTCGGCGTGCCGCTGAGCGTCGGCTCGGGCAAGACCTCGACCGCGGGTGCCTACGGCATCAACATCACCGCGATCTCCGGCACCTGGACGACCGGCTCGGTGGCGATCAGCGTGCCGGGCGAGCCCGTCGTGACCATCACGGGCTCGAACGGCCTCGTGGGTGGCGCGGGCACGGTCACGCTCGTGGCCCCGGTGACGGTCCTCAGCAACCTGTCGGGCGGCACCAACTTCGCGGCCTTCGCGACGCTGGTCCTGACGTACGTCCCGGAGCCGGGCACCCTGCTGCTCCTCGGCTCGGGCGTGGCGGGCCTCGCGATCCTCGGCCGCCGCCGCCTCAGCTAG
- a CDS encoding DUF2142 domain-containing protein: MRRLARRLAAWSPARWSLAIGLPFGLAFAWFTPPLQPPDEIRHLARAFLIAEGCFGAELHEGRAQVSVPRTLLRMPARLGEGIQMHPERRQEPWRLERELRVALRPEVREWRPLPSLYSPLAYLPGALGVGAARALGASPVELLYLGRIANLLAYLVLLAAALRLAPAHRSAFLVLGLLPMSLFLAASLAADAPTLGIALLLVAAVLREAQPERGPLGWRPLVGLAALAAALGLAKPGYLPVVGLAFLVPRARFGGRARWLAAQGAWLACGVVPGVLWAAYVANLGHEPLVPGADPGAQLRWIAAHPAGFAGVLARTVRELGWLWATSFVGLLGHADTWLPMWLYRAALALLLAVALLDGGPASPVRGRGRALALGLAGAGLLATLGIAYLGWNEVAAPLVRGVQGRYLAPLAPLVLVALHVPRARPLPPLLHGLVVGCVALFLGVSVQRVLMRYWG, encoded by the coding sequence GTGCGCCGGCTTGCGCGCCGGCTCGCGGCGTGGTCGCCCGCGCGCTGGAGCCTCGCGATCGGGCTGCCCTTCGGACTGGCCTTCGCGTGGTTCACGCCGCCGCTCCAGCCGCCGGACGAGATCCGCCATCTCGCCCGCGCCTTCCTGATCGCCGAGGGCTGCTTCGGGGCCGAGCTGCACGAGGGACGCGCGCAGGTCTCGGTTCCGCGCACCCTCCTGCGCATGCCGGCGCGGCTCGGCGAAGGAATCCAGATGCATCCCGAGCGGCGCCAGGAGCCCTGGCGCCTCGAGCGCGAGCTCCGCGTCGCCCTCCGCCCGGAGGTGCGCGAGTGGCGCCCCCTGCCGAGCCTCTACTCACCGCTCGCCTACCTCCCCGGGGCGCTCGGGGTCGGGGCGGCGCGCGCGCTCGGAGCCTCGCCCGTCGAGCTCCTGTATCTCGGGCGGATCGCCAACCTGCTCGCGTACCTGGTGCTGCTCGCCGCCGCGCTGCGCCTGGCCCCGGCGCACCGCAGCGCGTTCCTCGTGCTCGGGCTGCTGCCGATGTCGCTCTTCCTCGCCGCCTCGCTCGCGGCCGACGCGCCGACGCTCGGGATCGCGCTCCTGCTCGTGGCCGCCGTCCTGCGCGAAGCGCAGCCCGAGCGCGGGCCGCTCGGCTGGAGGCCGCTCGTCGGGCTCGCGGCGCTCGCGGCGGCGCTCGGGCTCGCGAAGCCCGGCTACCTGCCGGTCGTCGGGCTCGCGTTCCTGGTGCCGCGCGCGCGCTTCGGGGGGCGCGCCCGCTGGCTCGCCGCGCAGGGTGCCTGGCTCGCGTGCGGCGTCGTCCCGGGCGTGCTGTGGGCGGCCTACGTCGCGAACCTCGGCCACGAGCCGCTGGTCCCCGGCGCCGATCCCGGGGCGCAGCTCCGCTGGATCGCCGCGCACCCCGCCGGCTTCGCCGGCGTCCTCGCCCGGACCGTCCGGGAGCTCGGCTGGCTGTGGGCGACGAGCTTCGTCGGGCTGCTCGGCCACGCGGACACCTGGCTCCCGATGTGGCTCTACCGCGCGGCCCTCGCCCTGCTGCTCGCGGTGGCGCTCCTCGACGGCGGGCCGGCGAGCCCCGTCCGTGGCCGGGGCCGCGCGCTGGCCCTGGGCCTCGCGGGTGCCGGCCTGCTCGCCACGCTCGGGATCGCCTACCTCGGCTGGAACGAGGTCGCGGCTCCGCTCGTGCGCGGCGTGCAGGGGCGCTACCTCGCGCCGCTCGCGCCGCTCGTGCTCGTCGCCCTGCACGTCCCGCGAGCGCGCCCGCTCCCGCCCCTCCTGCACGGGCTCGTGGTGGGCTGCGTGGCGCTCTTCCTCGGCGTGTCGGTGCAGCGGGTCCTGATGCGCTACTGGGGTTGA
- a CDS encoding sulfatase: MLRRLLDSPRTYFALAALLAVIALASQFRIQGPSRPAGEIGEIAALRERKPNVVFVLIDTLRADRTSAYGYERPTTPVLEVLAERGLRFARVEAQSSWTKTSMASLWTGLLPTHTGMLGFGQALPPEAVLPAEIFREAGYATGGVWRNGWVDSLFGFGQGFDVYLRPSASRAPRRFERRAPGPLVIKGTDEDATGAALEFLASHGHQPFFLYVHYMDVHQYAYDQDSAELGFGTSVSDAYDSAVHWVDRNVGALIARLEERDLSRNTIVVVASDHGEALGERGYEGHARNLYREVTGVPWIVALPFRLPRSVVVEQTVSNLDIWPTLLDLAGLPPLPDTDGRSLVPEIEAAARQEESGPGRPAFAYLERSWGTEGAPSRPTLSVRDGDRRLILSLSESEPQRVVELFDGAADPAELDDLAEARPEWAGELLPGLEATRELRPLWDQVPEVELDELSRDMLRALGYVVK; encoded by the coding sequence TTGTTGCGCAGGCTCCTCGATTCGCCCCGGACCTACTTCGCGCTCGCCGCCCTGCTCGCCGTGATCGCCCTCGCCTCGCAGTTCCGGATCCAGGGCCCTTCGCGCCCGGCCGGCGAGATCGGTGAGATCGCCGCCCTCCGCGAGCGCAAGCCGAACGTCGTCTTCGTCCTGATCGACACCCTGCGCGCCGACCGCACCAGCGCCTACGGCTACGAGCGCCCGACCACCCCGGTCCTCGAGGTGCTGGCCGAGCGCGGGCTGCGCTTCGCGCGGGTGGAGGCGCAGTCGAGCTGGACCAAGACCTCGATGGCCTCGCTGTGGACGGGGCTCCTGCCCACCCACACGGGCATGCTCGGCTTCGGACAAGCGCTGCCGCCCGAGGCCGTCCTCCCGGCCGAGATCTTTCGCGAGGCCGGCTACGCCACCGGCGGCGTCTGGCGCAACGGCTGGGTCGATTCCCTGTTCGGCTTCGGGCAGGGCTTCGACGTCTACCTGCGCCCGTCCGCCTCCCGCGCGCCGCGCCGGTTCGAGCGGCGCGCCCCCGGCCCGCTCGTGATCAAGGGCACCGACGAGGACGCCACCGGCGCCGCGCTCGAGTTCCTCGCGAGCCACGGGCACCAGCCCTTCTTCCTGTACGTGCACTACATGGACGTGCACCAGTACGCGTACGACCAGGACTCTGCGGAGCTCGGCTTCGGGACCTCCGTGTCGGACGCCTACGACTCGGCGGTCCACTGGGTGGATCGCAACGTGGGCGCGCTGATCGCCCGGCTCGAGGAGCGGGACCTCTCGCGCAACACGATCGTCGTGGTCGCCTCGGACCACGGCGAGGCGCTCGGCGAACGCGGATACGAGGGGCACGCCCGCAACCTCTATCGCGAGGTCACCGGCGTACCCTGGATCGTGGCCCTCCCGTTCCGGCTCCCCCGGAGCGTGGTGGTGGAGCAGACGGTGAGCAACCTGGACATCTGGCCGACGCTGCTCGACCTGGCCGGGCTCCCGCCGCTCCCCGACACCGACGGGCGTTCGCTGGTGCCGGAGATCGAGGCGGCCGCCCGGCAGGAGGAGAGCGGCCCCGGGCGACCGGCCTTCGCCTACCTGGAGCGGAGCTGGGGCACGGAAGGGGCCCCGAGTCGCCCCACGCTCTCGGTCCGCGACGGGGATCGACGCCTGATCCTGAGCCTCTCGGAGAGCGAGCCACAGCGGGTGGTCGAGCTCTTCGACGGCGCCGCCGATCCGGCGGAGCTCGACGACCTCGCCGAGGCCCGGCCCGAGTGGGCCGGCGAGCTGCTCCCGGGGCTCGAGGCGACCCGGGAGCTGCGCCCGCTCTGGGACCAGGTTCCCGAGGTCGAGCTCGACGAGCTGAGCCGCGACATGCTGCGGGCCCTCGGCTACGTCGTGAAGTAG
- a CDS encoding HEAT repeat domain-containing protein, which yields MGGEALSAARVLASTRVLAVLAVLGGLGGLAGLAGTAAAASTAPPPAAGGGPLLRAVEGARRVVAGTIETPAAVDRSGWSAWLRVEDDLDAPGRGVPGGERLRIAWEELAPVRPTRFAAGERVLVALEPLPGWSLWRERFPERDALAVAAEGYAFLRAPDPATIQGLRHWRALAGDARDRAPGASALAALAARGAPPVAEAAAARLAEIPGLATQLDAAAVADLSAALADPARSVPLRLALLRLAGPHRLAALRPAVAARSEGGPPLAAAAWEALAELDGGLPAPTLRRLLASDDPELRAVAASRAAGTPLAARAAALARRDPAPVVREAAVRALVATRDPPYVDLAFEALSDPALGVRGAAAQGLGAIGSALVPRLRALAEASSGREAAGAITALAYAGAEGREALHAIARSHPDAATRQLARLFAGEPLRAH from the coding sequence GTGGGTGGTGAGGCCCTGAGCGCAGCGCGCGTCCTCGCGAGCACGCGGGTCCTCGCCGTGCTCGCCGTACTCGGCGGGCTCGGCGGGCTGGCAGGGCTGGCCGGCACGGCCGCGGCGGCGAGCACGGCGCCGCCCCCGGCCGCGGGCGGCGGCCCGCTCCTGCGCGCCGTCGAGGGCGCACGGCGCGTGGTGGCCGGGACCATCGAGACGCCCGCCGCCGTGGATCGCAGCGGCTGGTCCGCGTGGCTCCGCGTCGAGGACGACCTCGACGCGCCGGGGCGCGGCGTACCGGGCGGGGAGCGCCTGCGGATCGCCTGGGAGGAGCTGGCTCCCGTGCGGCCCACGCGCTTCGCGGCGGGCGAGCGCGTGCTGGTCGCCCTCGAGCCGCTCCCGGGCTGGTCGCTCTGGCGCGAGCGCTTCCCGGAGCGCGACGCGCTCGCGGTCGCGGCCGAGGGCTACGCGTTCCTGCGTGCCCCGGATCCCGCCACGATCCAGGGCCTCCGGCACTGGCGCGCGCTCGCCGGCGACGCCCGCGACCGCGCACCGGGCGCCTCCGCGCTCGCGGCGCTCGCGGCGCGGGGTGCCCCGCCGGTCGCGGAGGCCGCCGCCGCCCGGCTCGCCGAGATCCCGGGCCTCGCGACCCAGCTCGACGCAGCGGCCGTCGCGGACCTCTCCGCCGCGCTCGCCGATCCCGCACGCTCCGTCCCGCTCCGGCTCGCGCTCCTCCGCCTCGCGGGCCCGCACCGGCTCGCCGCCCTGCGCCCCGCCGTGGCGGCGCGGAGCGAAGGGGGCCCGCCGCTGGCCGCCGCCGCCTGGGAGGCGCTCGCCGAGCTCGACGGAGGCCTCCCGGCGCCGACCCTGCGGCGCCTGCTCGCAAGCGACGACCCCGAGCTGCGCGCCGTCGCCGCGAGCCGCGCGGCCGGCACGCCGCTCGCGGCGCGCGCCGCCGCGCTCGCGCGGCGCGACCCGGCGCCCGTCGTACGCGAAGCGGCCGTGCGCGCGCTCGTCGCAACGCGCGATCCGCCCTACGTCGATCTCGCCTTCGAGGCGCTCTCCGATCCGGCCCTCGGGGTGCGCGGCGCCGCCGCGCAGGGCCTCGGCGCGATCGGCTCCGCGCTCGTGCCGCGCCTGCGCGCCCTCGCGGAAGCTTCGAGTGGGCGCGAAGCCGCGGGCGCCATCACCGCGCTCGCCTACGCGGGAGCGGAGGGACGCGAAGCCCTGCACGCGATCGCCCGCTCGCATCCCGACGCCGCCACCCGCCAGCTCGCGCGGCTCTTTGCCGGCGAGCCCCTGCGCGCGCACTGA
- a CDS encoding sulfatase-like hydrolase/transferase yields the protein MERNAKRRWRRRIAVACLLPGALACTPDAPPPPAPERPLRVVLVSIDTLRADHVGAYGAGPGRTPALDALAATGVRFENAITPAPITLPSHTTLLTGLDPPEHGIHHNGLFRLRDDVPTLAAHLREAGYATAAFVGSFVLAERFGLARGFDVYDDTFALGSPSHGGVAVAERPADQVVDAALAWLAAAPDRSFLFVHLYDPHAEHQPPEPFATRHRGNLYAGEIAFADAEVGRLLDAVAARWPDGATLVAVTSDHGESLGEHGEDSHSFTLYDATQRVPLLLRGPGLPAGVTVAPVVRLADVAPTLLAALGASPLPGATGRPLQPLLAGPEVEPRSAYLETLATHYDWRWSPVYGIRTATHKYLRAPRPELYDLRADPGETHDLAATLPELAATLDRALDERLAGRSAPRPNLALDPAERARLEALGYVAPVPAGPGQAPPLGTVGGTDPKDELFLVGEMHRLNELLGAQRFDEALAVAGELGERGLEIGVLQLRAALGAGRYEQARALAERLIRELPEEGRLHALLGRILEARGDAPGATAAYERALALEAPSALPLTGLGRLAEAAGRTEESRSWYERARQAPIPDAEPTWRLAALALEAGDVERGGALLRALPRGYLRHEDAALRVAGAELAAGRAELARIRVEAALQDAPESTALLTLRARILDALGALDELVGVQEALLARFPDHPIVQNDLAWTLFRLGRELPRAHALARAAVEGSGRRPEALDTLAAIQIAQGQLDEAGRGIEEGLAGAEGLARAQLLLRRAELLAARGERDAARAALAEAGAAAGEPHAALAAEEERVRARVAGAQPPPIRGGPP from the coding sequence ATGGAGCGAAACGCGAAGCGGCGCTGGCGCAGACGGATCGCCGTCGCCTGCCTGCTGCCGGGCGCCCTGGCGTGCACGCCGGACGCGCCGCCGCCCCCCGCCCCCGAGCGGCCGCTGCGGGTGGTACTGGTCTCGATCGACACCCTGCGGGCGGACCACGTCGGTGCCTACGGCGCCGGCCCCGGGCGCACCCCGGCGCTCGACGCCCTGGCCGCCACCGGCGTGCGCTTCGAGAACGCCATCACCCCGGCCCCGATCACGCTCCCCTCGCACACCACCCTGCTGACCGGCCTCGACCCGCCCGAGCACGGCATCCACCACAACGGGCTCTTCCGCCTGCGCGACGACGTGCCGACGCTCGCGGCCCACCTCCGCGAGGCAGGCTACGCCACGGCGGCCTTCGTCGGGTCCTTCGTGCTCGCGGAGCGCTTCGGGCTCGCCCGCGGCTTCGACGTCTACGACGACACCTTCGCGCTCGGCTCCCCGTCCCACGGTGGTGTCGCCGTCGCCGAGCGCCCGGCGGACCAGGTGGTCGACGCCGCCCTCGCCTGGCTGGCCGCTGCGCCCGATCGCTCGTTCCTGTTCGTGCACCTCTACGACCCCCACGCCGAGCACCAGCCCCCGGAGCCCTTCGCGACGCGCCATCGGGGCAACCTCTACGCGGGCGAGATCGCCTTCGCCGACGCAGAGGTGGGGCGGCTCCTGGACGCGGTCGCGGCCCGCTGGCCCGACGGCGCCACGCTGGTCGCCGTGACCAGCGACCACGGCGAGAGCCTCGGCGAGCACGGCGAGGACTCCCACTCCTTCACGCTCTACGACGCAACCCAGCGGGTGCCGCTGCTCCTGCGCGGCCCGGGGCTGCCGGCGGGGGTCACGGTGGCGCCGGTGGTGCGGCTCGCGGACGTGGCGCCGACGCTGCTCGCGGCGCTCGGCGCGTCCCCGCTCCCCGGCGCGACCGGGCGGCCGCTCCAGCCGCTCCTCGCCGGCCCGGAGGTCGAGCCTCGCAGCGCCTACCTCGAGACCCTGGCGACCCACTACGACTGGCGCTGGAGCCCGGTCTACGGGATCCGCACCGCCACCCACAAGTACCTGCGGGCGCCCCGCCCGGAGCTCTACGACCTGCGCGCGGACCCCGGCGAGACCCACGATCTCGCCGCCACCCTGCCGGAGCTCGCCGCGACGCTCGACCGCGCCCTCGACGAACGGCTCGCGGGACGCAGCGCACCGCGGCCGAACCTCGCCCTCGACCCCGCCGAGCGCGCCCGCCTCGAGGCGCTCGGCTACGTCGCGCCCGTGCCCGCGGGCCCGGGCCAGGCGCCGCCGCTCGGCACGGTCGGGGGCACCGACCCCAAGGACGAGCTGTTCCTGGTCGGCGAGATGCACCGGCTCAACGAGCTGCTCGGCGCGCAGCGCTTCGACGAGGCGCTCGCGGTGGCCGGGGAGCTCGGGGAGCGCGGCCTCGAGATCGGGGTGCTGCAGCTGCGGGCGGCCCTCGGAGCCGGCCGCTACGAGCAGGCCCGGGCGCTGGCCGAGCGCCTGATCCGGGAGCTGCCCGAGGAGGGCCGGCTCCATGCCCTGCTCGGGCGCATCCTCGAGGCACGCGGCGACGCGCCCGGTGCGACCGCAGCCTACGAGCGCGCGCTCGCCCTCGAGGCCCCGAGCGCGCTGCCCCTCACGGGCCTCGGCCGGCTCGCCGAGGCGGCGGGCCGCACGGAGGAGAGCCGGAGCTGGTACGAGCGAGCCCGCCAGGCGCCGATCCCGGATGCCGAGCCGACCTGGCGGCTCGCGGCGCTGGCGCTCGAGGCCGGGGACGTGGAGCGCGGCGGCGCGCTCCTGCGCGCGCTGCCGCGGGGCTACCTGCGCCACGAGGACGCTGCGCTCCGCGTGGCGGGCGCCGAGCTCGCGGCCGGCCGCGCCGAGCTCGCGCGCATCCGCGTCGAAGCCGCGCTGCAGGACGCGCCGGAGTCGACTGCGCTGCTCACCCTGCGGGCCCGCATCCTCGACGCGCTCGGGGCACTCGACGAGCTGGTGGGTGTGCAGGAGGCGCTGCTCGCGCGCTTCCCGGACCATCCGATCGTCCAGAACGACCTCGCGTGGACCCTCTTCCGGCTGGGCCGCGAGCTGCCGCGCGCCCACGCGCTGGCGCGTGCCGCCGTCGAGGGCTCCGGGCGCCGGCCCGAGGCGCTCGACACCCTGGCCGCCATCCAGATCGCACAGGGGCAGCTCGACGAGGCCGGACGCGGGATCGAGGAGGGGCTCGCCGGGGCCGAGGGGCTCGCGCGGGCGCAGCTCCTGCTGCGCCGGGCCGAGCTGCTGGCCGCGCGCGGAGAGCGCGACGCCGCTCGCGCCGCGCTGGCCGAGGCCGGAGCGGCCGCGGGCGAGCCCCACGCGGCCCTCGCGGCCGAGGAGGAGCGCGTCCGCGCCCGGGTCGCCGGGGCGCAGCCGCCACCCATCCGCGGCGGGCCCCCGTGA